From Patagioenas fasciata isolate bPatFas1 chromosome 15, bPatFas1.hap1, whole genome shotgun sequence, a single genomic window includes:
- the CDR2 gene encoding cerebellar degeneration-related protein 2 gives MLADSLVEEFEIREDEPWYDQQDLQQDLHLAAELGKTLLDRNTELEESLQQMYATNQEQLQEIEYLTKQVELLRQMNDQHAKVYEQLDVTARELEDTNQKLVAESRASQQKILSLTETIENLQTHIDDLQRQVEELKKSGRGRMSHERSDQPRSMHSFSCLKELYDLRQYFVYDHVFAEKIASMDSQLNPLEEENENLKKAVTVLQAQLNLEKEKRIRMEEEYSLMVKENCDLEQRLVDTDLYRARAEELEVEVAEMRQILQSENTFHNAEKLVPESFFISFKESLERELGQSPADDGLLTVSELEKKALKRSSSETFLSSAAGGDILRGHEETCIRRAEAVKQRGISVLNEVDAQYNALKVKYEELLKKCQMDEDSLKHKAVQTLKQYSKDLDMGNTQCDLAANTEECINVELSDSPTNPPPEYKALFKEIFSCIRKTKEEIDEHRAKYKSLFSQP, from the exons ATGCTGGCCGACAGCCTGGTGGAGGAGTTCGAGATCCGCGAGGATGAGCCCTGGTACGACCAGCAGGACCTGCAGCAAG ATCTTCACCTTGCTGCTGAGCTTGGGAAGACACTACTGGACCGTAACACTGAACTAGAAGAATCTTTACAACAAATGTATGCAACAAATCAAGAGCAACTGCAGGAGATAGAG TACCTCACGAAGCAAGTGGAGCTCCTGCGTCAGATGAATGATCAGCACGCAAAAGTCTATGAACAGCTGGATGTGACAGCAAGAGAACTAGAAGACACTAATCAAAAACTGGTTGCAGAGAGTAGAGCTTCACAACAGAAGATACTAAG CTTGACAGAGACTATTGAAAATCTGCAAACACACATAGATGACCTGCAGCGACAAGTAGAAGAACTGAAGAAGTCTGGACGAGGTCGGATGAGCCATGAGAGATCTGACCAGCCAAGATCAATGCACAGTTTCTCTTGTTTGAAGGAGCTGTATGACCTTCGCCA GTACTTTGTTTATGATCATGTGTTTGCAGAAAAGATTGCCTCAATGGATAGTCAGCTAAATCCTctagaagaagaaaatgagaacCTCAAAAAGGCAGTTACAGTTCTGCAAGCCCAACTTAACCTAGAAAAAGAGAAGAGGATAAGAATGGAAGAGGAATATAGTCTTATGGTAAAAGAAAACTGTGACCTCGAACAGAGGCTTGTTGATACAGACTTATATCGGGCTCGCGCAGAGGAGTTAGAAGTGGAAGTGGCTGAAATGCGACAGATACTTCAGTCTGAAAACACATTCCATAATGCAGAGAAATTGGTGCCagaatcctttttcatttcattcaAGGAATCTTTAGAAAGGGAGCTTGGTCAGAGCCCGGCAGACGATGGACTTCTGACTGTATCGGAGCTCGAGAAGAAGGCGCTGAAACGGAGCAGCAGTGAAACTTTCCTAAGCAGCGCTGCAGGGGGAGACATTCTAAGGGGCCACGAAGAAACCTGCATTAGGAGAGCCGAAGCTGTGAAGCAGCGAGGAATCTCTGTGCTTAATGAAGTTGACGCTCAGTATAATGCTCTGAAAGTGAAGTATGAGGAGCTGTTGAAGAAGTGTCAAATGGACGAAGATTCTTTGAAACACAAGGCTGTACAAACTCTGAAGCAGTATTCCAAAGACCTAGATATGGGGAATACCCAGTGTGATCTTGCAGCTAACACTGAAGAATGCATAAATGTGGAGCTAAGTGACTCTCCCACAAATCCTCCTCCTGAATATAAAGCACTCTTCAAGGAAATTTTTAGCTgtatcagaaaaacaaaagaagaaatagaTGAACACAGAGCTAAGTATAAGTCCCTCTTCTCTCAGCCATAA